A single Deinococcus aerophilus DNA region contains:
- a CDS encoding LapA family protein, with translation MRTIVLIAGLILLLIFAILNFNSLTALQPMNLGFIQYVTAPIGLIMLIVAVFAALLFYFWAGISSLRAQADTAKLLRDMEALRVNLDSQEGTRFAQLQSHLDTRLNALGSGETAADLRAIHARIDEVQRDLNLQLAQLDDYLKAKLGDTLPGETGSGKVQLDKKV, from the coding sequence ATGCGGACAATTGTCCTGATCGCCGGTCTGATCCTGCTGCTGATCTTCGCCATCCTGAACTTCAACTCCCTGACGGCGTTGCAGCCGATGAATCTGGGCTTCATCCAGTATGTAACGGCGCCCATCGGCCTGATCATGCTGATCGTGGCGGTCTTTGCGGCGCTGCTGTTCTACTTCTGGGCGGGCATCAGCAGCCTGCGGGCCCAGGCGGACACCGCCAAGCTGCTGCGCGACATGGAGGCGCTGCGGGTGAATCTGGACAGCCAGGAAGGCACCCGCTTTGCCCAGCTGCAAAGCCACCTCGATACGCGGCTCAATGCGCTGGGCAGCGGCGAGACGGCGGCCGACCTGCGCGCCATCCACGCCCGCATCGATGAGGTGCAGCGCGACCTGAACCTGCAGCTGGCCCAGCTCGACGATTACCTCAAGGCAAAACTGGGCGACACCCTGCCCGGCGAGACCGGGTCCGGCAAGGTCCAGCTGGACAAGAAGGTCTAG
- the accD gene encoding acetyl-CoA carboxylase, carboxyltransferase subunit beta, which yields MALDRFFRRRRPQQQAGADMPELWTQCPQCKEGIYNRDLLANAHVCPKCGHHLRLNAAQRVDVLLDEGSFTALSGRVHPVDALEFRDTEAYTERLARAQAKTGRPDAILTGTGTVLNLPVTLAVMDFAFSGGSMGSVVGEEIARAAEHAARHGTPLIIVTASGGARMQESALSLMQMAKTTVALETLSEQGLPYVSILTDPTTGGVTASFATIADVIVAEPGALIGFAGPRVIQQTIRQHLPEGFQRAEFLLEHGMVDAVVDRREHRPYLANLLGLLTRRVPDGRDLGVEAGA from the coding sequence ATGGCGCTTGACCGATTTTTCAGAAGACGACGTCCGCAGCAACAGGCGGGCGCGGACATGCCCGAGTTGTGGACCCAATGTCCCCAGTGCAAAGAGGGGATTTACAACCGTGACCTGCTCGCCAACGCCCACGTATGCCCCAAGTGCGGGCACCACCTGCGCCTGAACGCCGCCCAGCGGGTGGACGTGCTGCTCGATGAGGGCAGCTTCACGGCGCTGTCGGGCCGGGTGCATCCGGTGGACGCGCTGGAGTTCCGCGACACCGAGGCGTACACCGAGCGGCTGGCCCGGGCCCAGGCCAAGACTGGCCGTCCCGACGCGATCCTGACCGGCACCGGCACGGTCCTGAACCTGCCCGTGACGCTGGCCGTGATGGATTTTGCCTTCAGCGGCGGCAGCATGGGCAGTGTGGTGGGCGAGGAGATCGCCCGCGCCGCCGAACACGCTGCCCGGCACGGCACGCCGCTGATCATCGTGACCGCCAGCGGCGGGGCCCGCATGCAGGAAAGCGCGCTGTCGCTGATGCAGATGGCCAAGACCACCGTGGCCCTGGAGACGCTGAGCGAACAGGGCCTGCCGTACGTGAGCATCCTGACCGACCCGACCACCGGGGGCGTGACCGCCAGCTTCGCGACCATCGCGGACGTCATCGTGGCCGAGCCGGGCGCGCTGATCGGGTTTGCCGGGCCGCGCGTGATTCAGCAGACCATCCGCCAGCACCTGCCTGAAGGCTTTCAGCGCGCCGAATTTCTGCTGGAACACGGCATGGTGGACGCGGTGGTGGACCGGCGTGAGCACCGGCCCTACCTGGCCAACCTGCTGGGCCTGCTGACCCGCCGCGTGCCGGATGGACGAGACCTCGGCGTGGAGGCCGGTGCATGA
- a CDS encoding acetyl-CoA carboxylase carboxyltransferase subunit alpha codes for MTSSPNVIHSEALKELEARVRDLEATAQRTGQNLDASITPLRDEVRRLREASGPPSRWERVQLARAPGRPTALDYVDRLCTGFTELHGDRRYGDDPALIGGPARWMGVPVMLLLQQKGRDTKTKIKRRFGSANPEGYRKAVRLMDLAEKFGLPVVALVDTQGAYPGLEAEERGQGWAIAESIRRMLNLRVPVVCTVIGEGGSGGALAVGVGNRVLIQENAWYSVISPEGAASIIWKDASKAPLAAEALKLTAPDLLELGLVEEVISEPTGGAHLNMDEAAAAVGEAIRRHLTELMTQSPQELKAGRAARFRRLGAFREE; via the coding sequence ATGACCAGCAGCCCGAACGTCATTCACTCTGAAGCCCTCAAAGAACTCGAAGCGCGCGTGCGCGATCTGGAGGCAACCGCCCAGCGCACCGGGCAGAACCTTGACGCCTCCATCACCCCGCTGCGCGATGAGGTAAGGCGCCTGCGGGAAGCCAGCGGCCCGCCCAGCCGCTGGGAGCGCGTGCAGCTGGCCCGCGCTCCCGGCCGGCCCACCGCACTGGACTACGTGGACCGGCTGTGTACCGGCTTTACCGAGCTGCACGGGGACCGCCGCTACGGCGACGACCCGGCGCTGATCGGCGGCCCGGCCCGCTGGATGGGCGTGCCGGTGATGCTGCTGCTGCAGCAGAAGGGGCGCGACACCAAGACCAAGATCAAACGCCGCTTTGGCAGCGCCAACCCCGAGGGTTACCGCAAGGCCGTGCGTCTGATGGACCTCGCCGAGAAGTTCGGGCTGCCGGTGGTGGCCCTGGTGGATACCCAGGGCGCGTATCCGGGCCTGGAGGCCGAGGAACGCGGGCAGGGCTGGGCCATCGCCGAGAGCATCCGGCGCATGCTGAACCTGCGCGTGCCGGTGGTGTGCACCGTGATCGGCGAGGGCGGCAGCGGCGGCGCGCTGGCGGTCGGCGTGGGCAACCGCGTGCTGATTCAGGAGAACGCGTGGTACAGCGTGATCTCTCCCGAGGGAGCCGCGAGCATCATCTGGAAGGACGCGAGCAAGGCCCCGCTGGCCGCCGAGGCCCTGAAGCTCACGGCCCCTGACCTGCTGGAACTGGGTCTGGTGGAAGAAGTCATCTCGGAGCCCACCGGCGGCGCGCACCTGAACATGGACGAGGCCGCCGCCGCCGTGGGCGAGGCGATCCGCCGCCACCTGACCGAGCTGATGACCCAGTCTCCGCAGGAGCTCAAGGCGGGCCGGGCGGCGCGGTTCCGCCGGCTGGGAGCGTTCCGGGAGGAGTAG
- a CDS encoding FAD-dependent oxidoreductase has translation MNASPSPAGQVWAHVGQRFTPQNHDVVVVGAGRMGSACALYVRQLAPHLRVLLLEEGGLPNEDGATLLAPGVWSAREPSGERLEGERLEQARWTRRQLETAFGDVSFAPRPLIRLFAEAGPDRSPTADALAPWPDARAMVNAPALPFAEVEQDAATYRPGAVALAAARAAVAAGADLMLNARARPVPGGVVVERLTVTNTHQIVTHETHTLHAGVTILALGADGPSAAEHELGLHTAHARAYRQVPRLNVPSDDTTPILHAGGLTLRPQHGGFTLIPSIHHRDPHGYAPTGGRLTGVPTGLRRETLEDLVGLMDALPPLGTGALELGRSVSDVPGVWLALPGGRPGGLPQHQRLQDGVHLLLGGPQADTLGLAVAYDLAATVAEVRKRPWEKSGF, from the coding sequence ATGAACGCCTCCCCTTCTCCGGCCGGTCAGGTCTGGGCCCATGTCGGCCAGCGGTTTACCCCCCAGAACCACGATGTCGTCGTGGTCGGCGCGGGCCGCATGGGCTCGGCCTGCGCCCTGTACGTGCGGCAGCTGGCCCCCCACCTGCGCGTGCTGCTGCTCGAGGAGGGCGGCCTGCCCAACGAGGACGGCGCGACCCTGCTCGCTCCCGGCGTGTGGTCGGCGCGGGAGCCGAGCGGCGAGCGGCTGGAGGGTGAGCGGCTGGAACAGGCCCGCTGGACCCGCAGACAACTGGAAACCGCTTTCGGGGACGTGAGCTTCGCGCCGCGTCCGCTGATCCGGCTGTTTGCGGAGGCCGGGCCGGACCGCAGCCCCACCGCCGACGCCCTGGCTCCGTGGCCGGACGCGCGGGCCATGGTGAACGCCCCGGCGCTGCCCTTTGCAGAGGTGGAGCAGGACGCGGCCACCTACCGCCCCGGCGCGGTCGCCCTGGCCGCCGCGCGCGCGGCGGTGGCGGCGGGCGCCGACCTGATGCTCAACGCGCGTGCGCGCCCGGTGCCCGGCGGCGTGGTGGTCGAACGACTGACCGTGACGAACACCCACCAGATCGTGACGCACGAGACCCACACCCTGCACGCGGGCGTGACCATCCTCGCCCTGGGCGCCGATGGACCATCCGCCGCCGAGCACGAACTGGGGCTGCACACCGCCCACGCCCGCGCCTACCGGCAGGTGCCGCGCCTGAACGTGCCCAGCGACGACACCACGCCCATCCTGCACGCGGGTGGCCTGACCCTGCGCCCACAGCACGGCGGCTTCACGCTGATTCCTTCCATCCACCACCGCGATCCGCACGGTTACGCGCCCACCGGGGGCCGCCTGACCGGAGTACCTACCGGCCTGCGCCGCGAGACCCTGGAGGATCTGGTCGGGCTGATGGACGCGCTGCCCCCGCTGGGAACCGGGGCGCTGGAACTGGGCCGCAGCGTCAGCGACGTGCCCGGCGTGTGGCTGGCCCTGCCCGGCGGACGGCCCGGCGGTCTGCCACAGCACCAGCGGCTTCAGGACGGTGTCCATCTGCTGCTGGGCGGTCCGCAGGCCGACACCCTGGGACTGGCCGTGGCCTACGACCTCGCGGCGACGGTGGCGGAGGTGCGGAAGCGTCCCTGGGAGAAGTCAGGGTTCTAA
- a CDS encoding SpoIID/LytB domain-containing protein, with translation MFTVRRLARLGMAAVLCGASASALNVRVLVASAPQLTVRVPVSPAAPDPLGQRGLAAPTPAPSAAWTVGVTGSGAAARLTLNGQDSGGQTLYLPPGPGSVVEIAGKTYRGGVGLRIEKDQVQGINVVDVEDYLRGVVPAEMPSSWPAAALAAQAVIARTYVAARVNPAAPYDTCATESCQVYRGLDAEKAASDAAIAATRAQVVAHSGRPASTYFSSDSGGFTASSAEVWGRDLPYLRAQADPYSAGSPRSEWRIEVPGSTVQAVAARYGVRVGALRSAAVTRLSPSGRPLEITISGSGGVARLSGAEAGGFVRSLGAPGTRVSLSGLDPLVIQGGGAGHGVGLSQYGALGLARAGYDHLHVLGFYYPGTSLSVLAGAPARPQPAPVLAGVWNSIPALPARAEARRLGAAAAAPQLTGAFGLPPVLAGAPRGDHASPAAPVTAWFGGMNP, from the coding sequence GTGTTCACCGTGCGCCGGCTGGCCCGGCTTGGCATGGCCGCCGTGCTGTGCGGGGCCTCTGCCAGCGCGCTGAATGTGCGGGTGCTGGTGGCGAGCGCTCCGCAGCTCACCGTGCGGGTGCCCGTCTCGCCCGCCGCGCCCGATCCACTCGGTCAGCGCGGGCTGGCTGCCCCCACCCCCGCGCCGTCGGCGGCGTGGACCGTGGGCGTGACCGGCTCGGGCGCGGCGGCCCGGCTGACCCTCAACGGTCAGGACTCGGGCGGCCAGACGCTGTATCTGCCGCCGGGCCCGGGCAGCGTCGTGGAGATCGCCGGTAAGACCTACCGCGGCGGTGTGGGCCTGCGAATCGAGAAGGATCAGGTGCAGGGCATCAACGTGGTGGACGTGGAGGACTACCTGCGCGGCGTGGTGCCGGCCGAGATGCCGTCCTCATGGCCCGCCGCCGCCCTGGCCGCCCAGGCCGTCATCGCGCGCACCTACGTCGCCGCGCGCGTCAATCCGGCGGCGCCCTACGACACCTGCGCCACCGAGAGTTGCCAGGTCTACCGCGGGCTGGACGCCGAGAAGGCCGCCTCGGACGCGGCGATCGCCGCCACCCGCGCGCAGGTCGTCGCCCACAGCGGTCGGCCGGCCAGCACCTATTTCAGCAGCGATTCCGGCGGATTCACGGCCTCAAGTGCCGAGGTCTGGGGCCGCGACCTGCCGTACCTGCGCGCGCAGGCCGATCCCTACTCGGCGGGCAGTCCGCGCTCCGAGTGGCGCATCGAGGTGCCGGGCAGCACGGTGCAGGCGGTCGCGGCCCGCTACGGCGTGCGGGTGGGGGCCTTGAGGTCGGCGGCGGTTACCCGGCTCAGTCCCTCGGGACGGCCGCTGGAAATCACCATCAGCGGGTCGGGCGGCGTGGCCCGGCTGTCCGGCGCAGAGGCGGGCGGCTTCGTGCGTTCGCTGGGTGCTCCCGGCACCCGCGTGTCCCTGAGTGGCCTGGACCCACTGGTGATTCAGGGGGGCGGCGCAGGCCACGGCGTGGGCCTGTCGCAGTACGGTGCGCTGGGTCTGGCGCGGGCCGGCTACGATCACCTGCACGTGCTGGGGTTCTACTATCCCGGCACCAGCCTGAGCGTGCTTGCCGGCGCGCCCGCACGCCCGCAACCGGCGCCGGTCCTGGCCGGTGTGTGGAACTCCATTCCGGCTCTTCCGGCCCGCGCCGAGGCCCGCCGCCTGGGCGCAGCTGCCGCCGCGCCACAATTGACGGGCGCCTTCGGGCTTCCCCCGGTGCTGGCCGGTGCCCCGCGCGGCGATCACGCCAGCCCTGCGGCGCCCGTGACCGCGTGGTTCGGCGGGATGAACCCATGA